In Octopus bimaculoides isolate UCB-OBI-ISO-001 chromosome 14, ASM119413v2, whole genome shotgun sequence, the following are encoded in one genomic region:
- the LOC106873953 gene encoding protocadherin-18, producing the protein MEKLRCELAIVSFALLLIYLPGNLSVDLTYHVREEKAPWTYIGDITVDSQLLHTVPFGEHNQITFDQLHVRRSNSVQLFNVTSSGKLYTAQTLDAESLCSYNIECFRIIKIAVHKFQTFMKILKVKIVIDDINDNQPEFPKKQISIVFSEGDAKEMAKPIPNAIDEDVGLQNSQIKYELQKTDNEPFALSVTKRITGSYKLAIILTQKLDRETKDKYNVEIIAADNGRPVNRNSLQVQITVTDVNDNAPVFTQNINNVSIKSTHPKDSPVVILSANDPDLDENAKIKFQYSSETSDAARRNFKLNSQTGEIFMVKNVSSGQKVMHKLLVEAQDNGVPQLSSSAIVYINIINQQNNAPEIEVNFVSELKKNTARISEDTKVGSFIAYVSVIDNDVGLNGQVECRIEQDNFLLLNLGSNEYKVTLKKKVDREIKDRYSITISCQDNGSPSLVTNRKFSIQVTDVNDVQPKFTKNVFKFLTYENERANFPIGYVNVTDFDLGSGGQLTFVLLSGINDNLPFQITDYGFISTTQSLDREKQESYKFKIFVKDNGTPPLNNTANVVVEILDQNDNAPYFTFPGVSPFSLDVHYHPQSKNDITVLRASDRDSHVNSFLSYNMIGNNVKQLFKVNPYTGVLSFARPVYQNDAGSYQLEFVVKDSGTPVLSATTTVSLTLTVSNKTSPMLAPVHMEADNMINITWVIVIVTTAVVVSVAVVITLTVCIVRCNNQRHNSHLAGMNAAMPAAGRDKSHFFFQPKKPVPATMLSAEMRDRSTQLMEPESEFYPQYESQSEWTTSTADRRQPSVLLLPTRIQKC; encoded by the exons ATTTGGGGAGCACAACCAGATTACATTTGACCAGCTTCATGTGAGACGATCTAACAGCGTCCAGTTGTTTAATGTGACATCGTCCGGTAAGCTGTACACGGCCCAGACCCTCGATGCAGAATCCCTTTGTTCTTACAACATAGAATGTTTTAGAATCATCAAAATTGCTGTTCATAAATTCCAGACCTTCATGAAGATCCTCAAAGTAAAAATTGTTATTGATGATATAAATGACAATCAACCTGAGTTTCCGAAGAAACAAATAAGTATTGTTTTTTCGGAAGGTGATGCCAAGGAAATGGCCAAACCAATTCCAAATGCCATTGATGAAGATGTGGGGCTTCAGAATTCTCAGATTAAGTATGAATTGCAGAAAACAGACAATGAACCATTTGCATTATCAGTGACCAAGAGAATAACAGGCAGCTATAAGTTGGCAATAATCCTGACCCAGAAACTTGACCGGGAAACCAAAGACAAATACAATGTGGAGATTATTGCTGCTGACAATGGCCGGCCAGTCAACAGGAATTCTTTACAGGTTCAAATCACAGTGACAGACGTTAATGACAATGCTCCAGTGTTCACTCAGAACATCAACAATGTCTCGATCAAATCCACACATCCAAAGGACAGCCCCGTTGTAATTCTGTCCGCAAATGACCCAGATTTGGATGAGAATGCCAAAATCAAGTTCCAATATAGCTCAGAGACTTCTGATGCGGCTAGAAGAAATTTTAAACTCAATTCACAGACAGGAGAAATATTTATGGTGAAAAATGTCTCATCAGGTCAGAAAGTGATGCACAAGTTACTGGTGGAGGCACAGGATAACGGCGTGCCACAGTTGAGTTCATCTGCcatagtttatataaatatcatcaaccAACAGAATAATGCACCTGAAATTGAGGTGAACTTTGTGTCCGAACTGAAGAAAAACACAGCCAGAATATCTGAGGACACCAAAGTTGGTAGCTTTATTGCTTATGTCAGTGTTATTGACAACGATGTTGGACTTAATGGGCAAGTGGAGTGTAGAATCGAGCAGGATAATTTTCTGCTCCTTAATTTAGGGTCCAATGAATATAAAGTAACATTAAAGAAGAAAGTTGACCGTGAAATTAAAGATCGTTACAGTATCACCATATCCTGTCAAGATAATGGTTCACCTTCGTTAGTAACCAACAGAAAATTTTCTATCCAAGTCACAGATGTTAATGATGTCCAACCAAAGTttacaaaaaatgtatttaaattctTAACTTATGAAAATGAACGAGCCAACTTTCCAATTGGGTACGTGAATGTCACCGACTTTGATTTAGGCAGTGGTGGTCAGTTGACATTTGTTCTCCTAAGTGGCATCAATGATAACCTTCCATTCCAAATAACTGACTACGGTTTTATTTCAACGACACAATCTTTAGACCGAGAAAAACAGGAAAGTTACAAGTTTAAGATATTTGTCAAAGACAATGGAACTCCACCCCTAAACAATACAGCTAATGTGGTGGTGGAGATTTTAGACCAAAATGACAATGCCCCCTATTTTACTTTCCCTGGGGTCAGCCCTTTCAGTCTTGATGTCCACTACCATCCACAGAGTAAGAATGACATCACAGTTCTGAGGGCTTCTGACAGAGACAGCCATGTTAATTCATTTCTTAGCTACAACATGATTGGAAATAATGTCAAACAATTATTTAAAGTGAATCCTTACACTGGGGTTTTGTCTTTTGCACGACCAGTTTACCAAAACGATGCCGGATCCTATCAGTTGGAGTTTGTTGTGAAAGACAGTGGTACTCCTGTTCTGTCAGCCACTACAACTGTCTCTTTGACACTGACTGTTAGTAACAAGACATCACCAATGCTGGCACCAGTTCACATGGAAGCTGATAATATGATTAACATCACGTGGGTTATCGTCATAGTAACGACAGCTGTGGTAGTGTCTGTAGCTGTTGTTATCACTTTAACTGTTTGTATTGTCAGGTGTAACAATCAAAGACACAATTCCCACCTGGCTGGCATGAACGCAGCCATGCCTGCTGCGGGCAGGGATAAAAGCCATTTCTTCTTTCAACCTAAAAAACCTGTTCCTGCTACGATGCTGTCAGCAGAAATGAGGGACAGGAGTACTCAGCTGATGGAACCAGAAAGTGAGTTCTACCCACAATACGAGTCCCAGAGTGAATggacaacatcaacagcagacaGAAGACAACCGTCAGTATTACTG ttgccCACCCGGATACAGAAATGTTGA